From the genome of Eublepharis macularius isolate TG4126 chromosome 4, MPM_Emac_v1.0, whole genome shotgun sequence:
tggcagaatagcgttatagcgctatagcgttataaggctgacgtttttttaaaaaaaaattactttgaggcttaattgcgggttgcactggggcttgtgggagtgtagggcaggagaatcagtgttaggtgagacagattatcagggagagtgagtgttttggtgttgcaaagcgttcatagtcgatccagggcattcacatggaagtggataaagacgacataaaaaGTCACAAAgggtgaattggggagaatggcgaaatcgcaagagagctggaataaggtgagaattcagcaggagatggcactagtttggcgctaaatttatggccgtgtgacgacggcccagttTGCACTTGAAAAGATTCTAACACAAATTGCAAGGGAAGTTCCAAAATTGACTATAGTTaccgctttaaaaaaaaaaaacaagcaacaCCTGGGCAAAAACAAGAACGAATAATTGAGCAGAAATGCTATCGGGAGTCTCAGGCATAATCGAGAGGACCTGAAGGGATACCTGAAGGGAAAGGCTAGTGTGGAGGCATATCTACGTGTACAGATTTCCTGCAGAGCAATGGAAGTGACTTCTGCATTACTGCTATTAGGCCTAATCCAGTATAGAATGAAAAGAGGGAGCAGAATGGTGTGGAAATGAGGTCCTTACCTATTTTATTTTCTGGATAGCATTAGCTTCCCTTCCAAATCAGTGAAGTAGTAAAGTTGATTACAAGCCACTTCTGCTTAGATCAGTTTCATTTCTAAGTAAAAATGGAATGCATGATCTCAAACATTGATATGCATGGTATTCATCCTTCCACAGGTATGCATCCTTCCATATGCGGTTTATTAAAACTAAaacttaaaaacagatttaaaagcgTCTCTGGCTTTTTCTGAATagattttcatttcattcagacACAATGCTAAACTTCCATAGAATCCCTACATATGGTGATAGTTACCCTCTCAGTAAACACATGGTGATAACAAGGTAAGGAGTTGATCATCATTGGAAATGGCAAAATAAAGTTATACCATTATTCCATGCTTCTAAAAGAGTAACAGCTGCAGTACACAAAACCTGTCAATATGAACTTCCTGAGTAATTTGTGAAAGTATTtttaatttcagtgggcttttAAATTTGTTAATCATGTTGAGTTTTGTTTACGAAGAATAATTGGTATTATTTATACTGTGGAGTTGACAGAAGATGAGAGGTTAAGCAATAAATATCCTTTTAAGGAATCCTGATACAAGGGAGCTCACCTCTgcagaaaagaaaattttgggcAAACGAGCTTTTAGTAATCCTGTTTCCTGCTTCTGCAAGAGGGTTAGAGGCATAGCAACCCTATACTCCTTTGTACTGAATCACACTAACTGcattacagcaaaagcttcttaTAATTGCGAAGAAACCCCAAAGTCACACTTATTTCATCCACAACTGTCACCAATTAGGGTTTTTCCTTAAGACAACAGTACTTCAGTACTTTATCCTTTCTGTCATGCAACAGCACAATGTACCTGCATTCAAATACAGCAACAAAGATATACTCAAAATACCATTTTTGTACATATAGTTTATTTTTTTGCTGAAGAAAAGTGAAAGGACTGAAATctataaagattttttaaaaatgatcttcaCTGCAAtgaaaagtgcccccccccaattttagCTTATCTACCTGTATACCTAAAATATATACAAATCTGGAAAAGTATTTTGTAAAGAACAGAAAGACCACCAGACTTCTCAAAATCTGTCAGCGCTCCTCTTAAttgacaaaatattttttaaaaattctttattcCTATGTTCTGTATGACCAATAACCAGtcattcaaaaaaaaaatgagtgCCTATACTCATGCTAAGTTTTGTTTTCTAAATGACCAAAGGAATAATGGAATCTTAGGTTCACCGCAAAAATCTTCAGCAAACATTCTGATTCAAATCACATTGAAGAAAGTTATGCAGGAGCTTGTAATGATTTGAACTTACTCTTGTTATGAAATCGGCAGTAATTACGTAACCAAATGTATGAGCTTGTTTAACACAAACCTGTAACTGGAAATGCATAGTATTTTTATCAGACCATGTGTTTAAAATAATAAACTTGAGATAATTATTCCGCTTATTTTTCCACTCTGTGTATGTATTTACTCTCTCCAGTTAACAGGCACATGTTGTTGACACATGGCAGCATTTCCACGTGGTCAgataaacaacattaaaaaagacCAGTGCTTCTAATGCTGCAAAGCACAAGTGGCTGGAACTTTTATGTTTTAGTCATATTATGTTGCAACAAAAGCAGATTTCTGTCTCTGCCTCCatacagagatgggcatgaaccaaagttcggcatgaaccgagccagttcgtggttcacgaactggtggtttgtcagagcccatgtctgatgaaccaccacgaactttaggctggtttgtttggttcattttttggtttgtcactgcagacagcctggcaccgataatcattttcctaggcaacagcggatggacttcctgcagaccttctgctgacccagaagtgaccttctgctggcctggaagtgaccttctgctgacccagaagtgacgttttcgcGAACcgaacgaaccggttcgcgaactgaggcaggttcgtgaaagttcatggtttgtgaaatgcggtttggttttttccagttcatgtccCTCTCTCCCCTCATATAATGTAACAAGGATATCCAAGAACTCATcaatttttattatgtatgtctAAAGGCATGTTTTACTTTAATAAAgccgttatttatttattgcatttttaattccaccctccttgcaagggcagcagattttatcctcacaacaactctgcaaggtagATTAACTTGAGTAAAAATTACTGGCTTCTCACACATTTCTTGGGCGGCACCACTTTGGAAAACAGATACAGAGATGCATTATAATACTTCTTCCCCATGCTGAACATTCTGCTTATGGAAAGCTAGTATGTCAAGGAATGTGATTCTaatcttatctcttttctttgatgGACTACTTTATGTGCAAGAAGCATTGGAGGAATTGTTCAAATACACAATCCTTTACCATTATGTCTTCAGAACAGATGTGTTTTCTGAACATGTGGCTTGACCTGTGTATTACactataccaggggtggccaaacttgcttaacgtaagagccacatagaataaatgtcagatgtttgagagccgcaagacaggatgcattgaagtgacttcagaagaAGAGACATGTTTGGGACAGTGtcctaaaagtgacatcacaagaaggggtggggttttgctgcagtaggctgcaagtgacatcatcggaaggagTACAGCTTGGGAAgaaccatcacctgacctttgacctggaagtgacaacacaAAAGTGATgacacatccttgctaggcttcaccaggtattttctgagtcacacctagcaaccccaacatttttattgaaaatttgaaagacatggaaagaaataaggaaggaaggaaggaaaagggagagaaagacacggaaagaaaaaaggaaagggagggagggaaaacatgtaaagaagaaggaaagggagggaaataaactagactaaaataaaatgtatggccatggtgatattcagagacctccgggagccgcacaatatgtttagaagagccacttgtggctccggagccacagtttggccacccctgcactATACAATATAATACAAAGAATGTCTTACACTAAGCTGAAGACCCAGGAAACTTGTGGAGGGAAATCCCCCCATATTCTGCACCTCTCTCTTACTTCTTTCTCTATTTCCTTTTATTATCCTGTTTTTCACACCCTCTCTTTTATGCTTGCTCACTACTTTTCCTTACCCCATTTTCCATTCTCTCTTTCCCAAGCTCTTTAACCGTTCTCCCGCCCCCACAACTGCTTTCCCCCAATCTGTAGCCATGGTACGGTTGCCTAGGCCTCAGTTCCAGTGCCTCGGTTGCTAGGCAAACCCACAGTGATTATGAACTTTCAGAGATCTCAGGATTCTCCATTTTAAGATTTTTAACCCCTCTCCCAATAGCTAAATTTAGGGACTTTTTTCCTGCAAGCCTGGGGATTCCCCTAATTTTGCTGTGGATTACATGACCccactgtgcagattttttgatcTTCAGTCTAGAGCTAtttttcagaattagatatattgataacaaCACTGCATCATGTGAGGGCTGAATGTGCAGCAATGAATATTCATAGAAGTACATAGAAATGAGGATATTCAAAAGTGGGAGTCAGAAGATGTGTTTGATACAAAGCACTCTGCCTTGGGTGAGGGTACATGAGAAGCCCATGTATTTCTCCTCCATATAGACACAGTGGCGtgagcaaagtctgaagccttcctctagcCTAAGGAGACTTCAACAGAAAGGTCACTTAAGTTGAAAGAAATCCTCCACCCTAAGGCTGGATACATGTGATCAAAATGAATACTTTTTTAAAGCACAGAATCATTTGTGTTCCTTGTTTTCGCAGACCTCTGAGTATCACCTTTTACTAACCAAGGTTTAAAGAAAAATACAGTGTTGTTCTCAATTGCTCATTGAGATGTAACGCATTGTATCTGTGTTTTTATCCCACCACAACTAATAACTTTGTAGGGGTGAATGGAAAAATTTCTATTGGGGAAAGAGTCCCTAGGAAAGgttaaactcccccctcccccacacactatGGCCAGAATGGCACATTCAGGAAACGGGAGACAACAACTACAAGAGTgagattaaaattttaaaacagcATCTTTGGATTGCAAAACTAGCAACTCAGAAAAGAGGAATTTCCattttcaacacatggttcagagcaaacaaaacaaaaacagccaTGAACATCACTAAGGAATATTTCAGCATATTCACCAACAGAATTTGAAAATTCTGAAAATTTGAAAAGTCTATTGAAAATTTCGCATTATTCTTTCTAATTATGAAGTTAATGGTCAAGTGCCTATAAGTAGAGAGGCAAACTGGGAGCACCCACAGACTATGGTGAAGTTTCTGTATGCTCAGTGGACACTTTGGATATGGagaaaaatattcatttttaaaaaagctacaaGGAATTCTCTGCCACATCCCCATGGCCTGATAAAAACTAAGCCATTTTAGAAGtcttaacagtgcaaccctagaagaggccttagactggagtaactgcttaggattgcactgaaaaaatATTAGGGCATACTcaagggaaaaggggggagaggaaatggaggAAACAAAGGACAATTTGCTGACTCAGCTTTTATAGTAGTCTGAAATGGGAAATTTGCATTTGATCTCAATAGTTTATCCCCTCATAATGTTTTTTTGGTCCTCAGGTGGGGAAAGCCGTAACCCTCTCAGGTTTGCTTAGCAGCCACTGCagcaaaaaaacacacaaaagaaaACAGAGGTTCAGGGCTCGAATGCCCCAAATCGTTTACGAGAAAAGGATTACAGAGCTCAACAAACTTTGAGCTTCTGAGGAAATTTGGCAAGCAAAGTGTTACAGGGTCAAATTGCCCCACTTTAATTGTCTGAAATGAGTTGAATGGGTTCCTTCTTCCCAACTGCATTGTGAATTGCATGTTTTATACAGCTTTTATTTCTTCATTCTCTGATTGTGTGATCcagttttattgcactgtttattgtatgtattattttgttattgttctgtaatccacctggagttccaatgagaaaggtggacaaaaaAATGAAGTAGGTGAACAGGAACCCTCTGAACTCATCTGTCTTGCCCTACTTTGCTGCTGGATGGGTGAAATTCCTCCCTTCTTTCACAACTCCTTGCAGATCTCCAACTTGCTGAAACTATTATTCACTGTTCCCTTTAAAATCAAACCCGATTTAAGAGCCAATACAAACGACAATGGTAAGAATAATGAGCACCAATGGTACTGTGAAGCTCTTGCTGAACCACATTCTCAATTACATGACTACCACATGGAGCATGCACCAGAGAAGGGTGGGGAATGGTTGCAGAGCAAGCATGAAGTCCACAGGTTAGGGAGCCTAGCAGTTTACCACCCCCTCTGTTGGTAGCTGTTTCAAGCTGCGAAACACTAGCCGATTACAAGCCCAGCAGTGCAGGGCCCCAGCCCAACTTACTAGAACATGGTGTGGGTGCCACATTGAGGAACGGGACACAGGTGGCACATAAAAATAAAACTCCTATGTAGCTAACCGAAATACTGTGTATAGCTGCTGTAATGGAACGAGTGTGTTACAATACCTATAACAACAGCATAGGATTTCAACGAACGGCTTTCAGTACTAGACATGACTCTTCTGTCATATTTTGCCCCCGCCGTTAAAAATGTTTTCAGTCGCTGCAGATATTGAAATGCTCTGCTGTCAGATGAGAAAAATTTGGAGGTGGTGGGAGCTGCAGGTTGCTGCTCTGGTTGACACACGAGACGAGCGTGATGCGTAAGTAAGAGGGAAGAAATTGAGAGAAAAGGAGCCAAGGGGTTCGGAGAAGAATGGAGAGTTTCAGAACTGCCTTGTAAAGTCTTACGGTACGCAAGTTTACCTAGAAACAAGTATCTCTTTAGCCAATGCGACTTACTTAAGAGCACAGCACAAGATTAAGCAGCGAGCTAAAGAAACCGCAACGGCACAGAAAGGGCGCGGCTGGAAGGCAGTTGCGTTGACCGCAGCTGGAAAAGCCTCGTTCCCGCAGGGGGTGGGGCTAATAGGTTGGAAGACCGAATGACGTCTGGGTTGTTATTGGACGACAGGCTGCCTATCATAACGTCTGTCCTCTCACGCCTAAGGCGAGGCGAGGCTCCGGTTGGTGCACTGAGGAATTGCTTGCCGGAGCTTTAGAGGAGATGCAGTGCTGATTCCCTTTTTCAGCGCCGTTACATTCACTGAAAACctttaaaataatttacaaataagtaatttaaatcaTCTTATGTAAATGGATGAAGGAGCCAAAGTGGGACCAATTGGCAGGTGGTGCCTCAACAAAGGCACTTTAGTATTCGTCAAAGGGGCAGAGGTTTGGATAGAACAGCCCTCTTGGGATTTATTCTCACTTTACAGAATAAACCAGAAGAGGGTAAGTGGGACAAATAACCCCTAGCTGGAGCTCCCTACCCTGAGTGATAACAAAACTCTATGATGGGTGTAGCTCGTAGACCCGAAGAGTGCCAACGAGGGACTCCGGTTCCTCATGTGTAAAAGTCTGGATTTGGCTTCCCTCAGTAAGAAAGCTTTAAGAGTTGGTAGCCTTCCATTGTTTCCACAAGCTTTTGGCAGGGTAGTCTCCGTGTTTTATTTTGTGAAAGCAGTTGGCCTAGGCTTCTGTACCACCAAGGTTTGGGgctcccttcccaccccccacctccactggatTTATACGGTTCTTACGATGCCCTCTTTCCCCATTTTAGGCAGTGCTGTTCTAGAGAGATAAAGCAAACAAGATGGACTGGATCAAATTGCGCACCTATTCTGAGAAAAGGAAGGCCCGAAAGAGTGTACACTGTGCTTCTCCTGTGCCAGGCATGGTAGTTCCTGCTATTGTGAGCAGCAGGAGGAATGCCCCTGGGCAGTGCTTAGACCTGCTTTCCAAGCATAGAAGGCAGCCTTGTGCCAGAAGTAATAATTTCTGCCCTGTGCAACTCACTTTCCTTCCCACTTCCATTCCTGTGTGACTGGACGAAATGTGTTTCCTCATAAATAATGCTATAGGCTAGCTATGTGTTATATATGAGGTGAGACTCTAATTATAGGTACTGCCCAAATGTTATCTTAATCTCTGTTTTTGATAGAGGAGTGGAGGATGGTGGAGTGTCAGTATGCATATGCTTGGACTCATGTGCAAAATCTTTTTAACTAGAGTTTTAATTAGAGGCATAAATCAAAACTGACCAGGTCTGCCATTTATTGAGGAATTTCATAATGGCCTATTTGAATCATAATGAGTTGGAAGATTGAACTATTCCATTTTTGGTGGTCTTTAACTATTTCTTTCAAAATTAGTTTGGCTTTTTTGTTCAATCTATAGCCAACTGAGTTATAAAGATTCTTCTAAAAGCAAGATGTGTTGGGGTTACAGGTTCATCTCAGTTATATGTGGTTCTTATCAGTGGATCACTGCTGGCATATTTACTTATTAGTAATCAAGACCTGGTGCTTTATCCAGAGATTTTTTTAGGGGAGTCTGGCAatattcactttaaaaaaattacttttaaaaaagaaacaagattttcatgaatttagatagtttaaagtgataatgacgagttatgtctatgtgaattgggtatgttcaagtgtacagttcatattttgttggtgtttgtatggcttatggcttcggccggaaaagcaataaacatattattattaaaaattacTTTACAGGGTCAGAaacaaccttttttaaaaaaaatgggggtaGGGGTGGATCTGACTAAAAGAAGGCTTGTTTTCTGGGTCACTAAAATAAATTGCCCCGCTTGAAATGTAAAGAGCAGATGGCAAAGCTTACACAAACACAAAGTCCTGTTACACAAAGTCCTGTTATTTTTAAGGCAATTCAGGGCACAGGCAACCCTTTTTAAAGTAGAGGAATTGCCATTGCGTAGCATGCTGTTCTAAAATGATTTTCCCATGTGAATGCTGAGTGGAAAAGTAAAGGATCTCTTTTACCTCAAAAATGGCCATGTGAGTCAGCCTTCACAGTACCTATACTAAGAACACCCCCAAAGGTTTTTAATTATAGAGTGTTCACAGTGCATAAAATTGAATTTCCAGAAGGGGGAGTTTGTACCCTTTGGAAAGATGTAAAACAAGTTGGCTTCACATTTGTAATAAACTGATGTGGAAATAACAAAAGGTGAAAGAGTTGTTTTTACAGATCTCTGTAGAGAGAAAGATCAACAGTTGTCATAATCCCACAGTTCTGTTAGAATGATCTTTCAAATTGTTTTCCTTTGAGAAGGCAAATTCCCTCAATAGCCTTTTTCTTGTTCCCTTGTCATTTGCAGGAGCTGTATTTCCATTAGCTGATTTCCCACCCCATGTAGGGTATTTAGAATTTTATTACCTTGGAGAAAACATCTTTTTTGtgccaaagtgtgtgtgtttgtgttgagGGTATTTTGTAGATGTactctcttccccacccccaaacagagtCATTTACAAAGGGATGCTTATCTGTGATTGTTTTAATGATCATGCTAGTGAACAGCAATTTGATTATTTTTTGCTGGTATGATTTCTGTAGATATGGTACCAAAATGCATAGGGTAGAATTgcttgttctctttttttttaacacagcgGAAACCAATCTTTGCTAAAATGTAGGTTCTTAAAAGTGCACAATTTTTTCCACACAATCTTGGCAATCTAGTTTTTGAGCAAGTGTTTGCTTTTCTCCAGGCCATATTGGAAATGTCAGTGCAAAAACGTTACCAGCAATTCAAGAAACCTCTACGGTGGACTGCTTTTCAGCTGAGCAAAGGTATAATATTACACTCACATGAAATACCGTGTAGATTGATCTTGAGGAGGATCTCAGCATGATGGTGTCAGTTCATACAGTGTATATTTGCAAGCACTATGGACAGCCCTTCTCCTTTTTTGGTATGACTTGCTCTTTTGGTAGCATCTCCATAGTAGCCATAATGTAACCTCCAGTTTGTGAGGGTGTTGGATATCTGGATTATGTTCCAAATTAAGGCTATTTGCCAGGAAGAGGTTCCAAATAGTGGAGAGGGCTTGAACTGTTCCATGACAAATGTAGCCCCATAATTTTGTTATTTACTTTTCATATAGTGTTGaaccaaattataatgaaaaCAGAGGCAAGGAGGTGAATGAAAATATCATTGAAACGGGCAGTAATACATTACAGgtatgaatgttgttgttaaatctcTTAATCCTTAGTAAGTCTGAGCAGTATGTGGaaggcaggcaaaaaaaaaaggaattaccACCTACATCCTGTCAAAATACATGTAAGAAACTTTGTATGCAACTAATGGTGCAACGGTGTGCTCACGAATATTTAGTGATTATAAGATTACTTTGGGAAGCCATGTAAACTGGGAATGCAGGAAATACCATGGGGAGGGGGATCAGAACAACATTTCAACAAGTTAATGTTGAGGGGAAAGATAATTTTTTCCTTCTGACAAATGATTCAGTAATTCAGCCAATTGTTCAGCTTTGTATTCAGTACCACTCTGTATCTCAATAATTCTGATTTTAAAGTGGGCGTCTTTTCTCCCGCTGTTAAATAAGTGGTTATCAAGGCAGCTTGCAATAGTTACCAGTATAACTGGTGGTAAGAATATATTGGTTTCTTAGTCAAAATTAAAACAGTATCGCTTCAATTATTGACCGTGTAAAACTGTGTGTTAAAGGGATATATGTCCAGGTGATTCTTTATGTGAATTTTGTGTAGTAAAAATTTCATGCTTTACCATCTAAATCTTCCACTGTTGACTTTAGGATTCTCTGCATTTAAactctggaagcagagagagcttGGAAAATAGTGAGGCTAGTTCAGGTTAGTATGCTCAGCTGTGGTGTGATCAAGATCTTTACTTCTAAGTATGTATTTAGATTTTACTCGCATGATTAATATTCATGTAAAGTATTGCTAAATATTATTTTGGTTTCCCATGTCAACTCTATTGCTTATACTGTAGTGTTTCTAATGCAGGCTAATTTACATTGTtagttttattaattaattaatggcaTAAAGAGGGGAAGAAATTCTGGAATAAATCTAGAAGTACTAATGAAGTATTTTCAGAATATTTGTAATGCTGGTAACATAATGTGCGTTTTGTTAGTGCTCCCAGTTAAGTAGATTTGGATCTGCTGAACATTTAAATTAGTGTTGATGAAAAATTCAGTAGACCAGGATTTATCTGTTAATGTCTTGAGGGTGTGAATGGACCAGTAAGAGAGATTATAAATTAACAATTTGATCCTCTATTTTGTGCACTTGCTACTCACAGTTCTTAGTTCTCTTTTTCATGATTGTATAATGCTGCCAGGATTGGGGCATTGGCTACTTCTAGAAATAATAGAGAATGGTAAAGAGATTTCTTGACATAGGGAAATAGCAGGGATTAGGTAATTGACTGTTTAGCTCAGTGAAGTCTACTGTCCTATTCTTCTGGTTGTTTTGTAGATTAGAATAGCTGAATcaattttcttaaaagttaaataTTCTTAATTAACTACTGTAGCTACATGAGTATATATTATTCATACAGAATGTGTTTTACTTGACATAAAGAACAAAGATTCAGGTTTTTATCATGGAACCTGAATAATGTGGTTTCTGCATGGTAACTATGAGAATACAATATGTACTTTATTAACTGTACTTTTTGCACTTACTAGCTTTGTCACACACACTTtctatttgcattctgttttgtaAAACCTATACAGATATAGTCTGAATTGAAGATACATAGCTTTTGACAAAAAGAAAACCCAACCGTAAAATTTTGTAACCTTGTGTAGGAGTGGCTTTCATGTTTGCGTAGAATGACTGTTTTCAAATGTTAATGATTCAAACATTTCTACACGTTCTGTTTAATTACAGGGATGACTCTACCAACAGGTGTTTCATACTTTCTGCTGGAGTGCTTGGATTCTCGTATAGATACTAATATAGAATCTAGTGATGGAACAAATAGTTACTCATCACCTGAAACATTCAGGGATG
Proteins encoded in this window:
- the MEIKIN gene encoding meiosis-specific kinetochore protein, with amino-acid sequence MDWIKLRTYSEKRKARKSVHCASPVPGMVVPAIVSSRRNAPGQCLDLLSKHRRQPCARSHIGNVSAKTLPAIQETSTVDCFSAEQSVEPNYNENRGKEVNENIIETGSNTLQDSLHLNSGSRESLENSEASSGMTLPTGVSYFLLECLDSRIDTNIESSDGTNSYSSPETFRDENDLEETCTSLKGYLGCKNSTLLDTSKANNIDKITPLPNFSKIFENTLQGQDERIPR